The following is a genomic window from Oncorhynchus masou masou isolate Uvic2021 chromosome 6, UVic_Omas_1.1, whole genome shotgun sequence.
AATGTCTCCTCTTTTGGTTATTGTCTGTGTATGATTGTGCCCAAGAGCGTGTTTTCCCTCTGTTAAGGATAGGAAATGTTCTGTGCATCTGAATAGACAGTTGTAGGAAGTGACTTGTTTTACATGAGCGCTGGCTATGTTTTGCACATTGGGGTCACCTGATACAGATTGTGCAGCAGGTAGTCTTTGGTGTTAACTAAGTTCTTTTGAATTCTCATTTAGCTCCGCATTGTGGTTCTTTGTATTAATATCTTGCAGGTTTCATCAGAAAGACGAGGCCCTTTTCCCCATTTGACCCGATTCGTCAAGTAGCCTATACATCTTCCCTTAGTCTGGaagctagctagccatttcaatATTCACTTTTAGgcagaaaaaaatatatagaaagaATGTCTACACAACTAAATATGTAGCACAGTCCCCATTTTGGTGAGTCAGCATTGAGAGTTTACCCTGGTGTTTTACCCAATAGACTGAGACCCTTTCTTTCTCCAGTGTCTTTACCTACTTAACGGTCTAGTAGTCTGTTAGTAATGGTTCACTACAGACACCGAAACAGTAAGCAGACCCCGCCGACCAAAATGTAATAGTTTATAATTTATAATGGCATGGTGTGAACAACTGCAGTCTCCCTCCATTTATTTTGTGCCATCCATGGACTGACAATTGCCTTCACCCAACACACACCACCTTTTTATCCAATTTTCAGATTTTCACCCCTTACTTTAACCTCTGTTTTATATCAGATGTTTACATTGCGTtcataacattttatttttcactTAAACAAGCACTAGAAGCCGTATATTTGAATAACGTAGATTGTTTTGGGGGGGGTCAGTAAAAAATGTTTAACCCTTTTTAGTATTGAATCTGCATCCCCAAAACAAACACCTGCTTGATATTGAAAGTAATTTAATCTAAAATACTGTCTTTGGCTAGAtgcagaacaaacaaacaagccTTGTACAGTTTGAGACCTTGTTTTTAACATGTAAAAATGCTTTGAATACTATTATTTTTTTCTTAAACGTCTAGCAAATCTCTAGCCAACCTGCTATACTTGCCTTAGATGTGGCATGGAGCAGCTGGCTCAATACTGTGAAACTGGAGGCCCTGTAGATAGCATGTAAGATGTTTTTATTGTAAATTGTTTATTTCTGTATAGATCAAAGGTGAGTACAAATGACAAAACAGTTTCTCTGATGCATTTGTGAGGGCTATATTTTGCTCAGCCATGGCTGTAGTTGACTCGATCCCTAAACAAAGGGTGGCGTTGGCTTTGTAAGGTTTGTTGACGAGTTGCTTTGATACACAGTACATGTTAAGGCTGAAGAACAAGTAAATGTTGCTAGCTGTCTTGGGGGAGTGAAGACCCCATTTATCATGAATGATATAAGCAGCAGAGATGCCTCAGATGTTCTACAAAGACCAGAGGCTGAGGTGTAATAAAGTGAAGTCCATCATAGTTGAATTGTTAACATACAAAATTGAGGGTTTCCACTGGGCTGAATGCTGTTTCCAGACCACTACCATAGAGCTTTTGTCATTATCCTAGTCTTCTGACAGAACCAACTCTTATATGTATTATCTCTTCTGCCCTGTCATTGTTGCAGTAGCTCATCATTCGCCCTCCAAAATGAACACTATATACTCAgtggtcagtttattaggtacaccaccccagggtagcctagtggttagagcatggtagcctagtggttagagcgttggactcgtaaccggaaggttgcgagttcaaacccccgagctgacaaggtacaaatctgtcgttctgcccctgaacaggcagttaacccactgttcccaggccgtcattgaaaataagaatttgttcttaactgacttgcctggtttaaataaaggtaaaaaaaaaaaaaatcctgaaaatagTTTGCTCCTCCAGTGTCACGTGGCTTGCTATTGTTATAAAAAGGAAGCATCCAGGTACCAGATGGGCTAATGCGGCAgatgaccacaccgggttccactcctatcagatAAAAACAAGCGTCTCCAGTGTGCACGCAATCACCAACATCACCTGGTCAAatgaatcccggttcctgttgaGTCATGCTAATGGCAGTCAGGATTTTACATAAGCAGCATGGGGCAATGGTGTAGGggatgttttcctggcacacgtgaGGTCCCTTGGTACCAATTGAGCAATGTTTCCATGCACTGAAGAATTCAGGTTCTGGAGGCAATGGGGgtccgacccggtactagatTGGTGCACCTAATAACTGGCCACCGAGTGTATGTTATCCCAGACTCAAGGTCTATTCTATAATGTAAGGGTTGAACTAAATTGGTGAGTGGATTACTGATATCAATAGAAATTTTACTTTGAACCATTTATTGCTTTTTTATAAACtaggtggttcaagccctgaatgcagATTAGCTGACAGCTGTGTTATACCAGATTTTATTCCACAGGTACATCAAAACATTTttaactgctctaattacattggtgaCCAGTTTATAATCGCAACAAGGTAACTCgcggtttgtgatatatggccaatatactatgGCTAAAAGCTGTGTCCAGTCACTCCGTGTTGTGTCATGCGttttaagaacagcccttagccgtggtatattggccatataccacaccccctctggccttattgcttcatTAAACGAGCTGCATCGAAAGGTGTGGGGGGGCTAAGTCTTGGAACTGTCTAGTGGAAACCAATTTTTCCAATACCACCGTAGCCCCACAGAGCAGAATAGATTCAGGCCTATTATTGAATTTTGTGGTCAGCCTCCCTTAAAGTCCATTTTCTTTATATGATAACGAGCTATCAATCAAATTAGAGATGGAATTGGAAAATCTCTGATAAAGTGAAGGGGTTCTATTCAAAATGGGCACAAGCAAGGGCAATGAATGTGGATATCCATATGTAACAGCCGATGAATGACCACTTGTTCTTTAACCTGTTTGAACTTTTGCTGATTTTCTTGTGTTCATGACAAGATATCTTGTACATACTAGCTAAAGCAGCACTTATAGCTAGATACATTTACTGACTAAAACATAAGGTTTATTTTTCCcctttccttccatctcatacATAGTTCTGTTAATATAATGAAAGTTGGGTTTAATATTTCTCATTAGGAAAAGGGTAAGTACTGTATAAATATACCCTGCTTGAGTCCTTTAAGAAATGCATTTCTCTCTTCCTTAGGATGATTTCACACAGCACGCAGTGAAAACCGGAAGGAGTGGATGTAGGCATTTTAAAAGGCTCAAATGCAGCCTCTGCTCATAGGCCTCCTTGGTCCTTCACCGGAGTGATGTAAAAACCTGCCTATATCTCACCACCTAGTGGTCAGGCAGTATTCTGCAACGCATGTGAAACAGTTTTGCCTCAGTCAGGGAATGTCCACTTGAGGATTCTTGCATTCTCAGCAGTATTTGGATAGTGACTACTCTTAACAGCTTGATTATTTTTCTATTGGACCATTCTGTAGGAGGGGTAATACGCCCTTGCTATATACAAATTGATAAAGCAAAATCACAATCAGATGGGATTCAGTGAAGAAAGCTATTTGGGCTACCTAAAATGTAAGAGTGTGCATTTCCCTAAGTGAAAGCCCTTGACCTACCCTACATATTTGTAGTAATTGTTTTCTCCAAAGTGTACATCACTGGAATATTTACTATTGTCATTTGGGACTGTGAAAAACCAGTGAGAAGACTGAAGATTGTAATATAAATGTGCCAACAAATAAACACCAGTATTTCAGATCTGGATTCCATTTGCCTTTTTTTTATCATTGTAAAAGTGTCAAGCTACTTGGTATTCCACTTTTAATACCTGTATTTACTATAGGTTGTTGATAAACCCCTGACTAAAGGACTGTACTTTGAATAACCTCTGCCACGCTTTAGCTAGTATAATTACTGTTGTGTGCAAAATAATAAATCTCCAGTCCACACAAACAATGCTACATTAATCCAGAATGGTCCATATTTAAAGTACTGACAAAAAAAAAGGACaaagttgtgttgtgtgtttattGTAAAGTAATTGAtggacatttactcctgaggagGCTGTTGTCCTCGGCCACGTCCAAATCCACCCCTCTGAAAACAAAGAAAAGGATAAGCTTCCACATCACAACATAGTTGGCCAGCAAAACAAGTGTCATACGTTATGTCCCAAATTTGTCTACCCGAATAACTTTACTCAATGGTAATGACATTTCGTTGAGTCTCAACTTAAATGCAAACAATTAAGGCTTTGAATTGCCTATTCTAGTACCATATAGATGCACAGTATACAACCTTTCAACTGTAGGCTATACAATAAACGTAATCATTTATGACCATTTATTATTCAGACTTGTCATGGTAACCAGCATACTGAGTTGGTCCCCAGGAACATAGTTGAGAACACCTGCTTCAGACTACATTACCATTAGGCAATACAGTACTTACAAATTGGAACTCTGTGGCTGAACCAGCACCTGCCTCTGCTTTCTTGTCTCCACCAGCTGTAAAGAAAATACCAGCTTGTAATCAAAACATATTCCATAACGTTTTAAAGTTTCGCCATTATCCTTCATTCATCACCATTCATACTAGTCAAAGGTTGAGGAAACAAGTCATTACCAAGAACAAATGTGCTCACCAACTACTGGATCTCAAGGCAGATATTTGGAGCTACAAAGCACACTAGTCAGCCGATAGTGAAATGCCCTGTTGGTTGAAAACGATGGTTAGGATTAGAGGGATTCTGTAAAACTATACATACGCGGTGCAGCAGATCTTCTGTAGTTGTCTCTATCACCCCCATCACGGTTGAAGCGGGCaggcctctctcccctctctccctccatacctggAAAAGAAAAGACGATGCTCAGCTGGGTAGGATGTCACTCAAAAATACAGGAAGGAACATCCGGTTTGGGTCCAATCAGCACCTATGACTACACAGTACAAAATCCGATAGTCCTCACTGTCCAGCTCTTGAGGGATGCAGTGTATACAGACTTGTTCCAGCCCGGCTCTTAACACACCTTGTTAAAAAAAATCACGGTCTAAATCAAAGACCACGATTAGTTTTATCAGTTAGTACAGGGCTGGTACGAAAGCCAGCACACTGCAGCCCCCCAGGACTGGAGTCACCCAAACCAAAGTATCGATATGTAAAAATAAACTGAAtctgactaatgaatacaccccagacaCGGATAACCTCATCGCTGTAGCCCATgacaaacacacctcattcaactcatgaagggcttgatgattagttgaatcaggtgtgcttgtctagGGTTACAATAAATATGTGTACCGTTGGCGgtactccaggaccagggttggaacACAGCGCCAGGTAACATTAGCTAACGCTAGTCAGCTGTATATGCACCAAAACGCCCGTATTTTTTCATCCAATAGCTTGTTTTTAAATagtaaacacccccccccccatcactttCATTGCCACGACTGATCAAAAATGATCAAGTCCTTGTCTTTCTGAAGCAGACATAGGCAGCAATATGTTTGAAACATCAAGTCGCAGTATCGAAATGTAATACATATAGGAAGTGAGGATTGCAATACATATTGTATCGGCAACTaagtattgtgaggtccctggcaattcccaagCCTAATGTGTAACCAGTCCAGGACAGTGCAGCTCATTGGTGTGAAAATGGTTAGCCTATAAGTGGACGTACCCTTGGGCCGGGGCCTCGCAGTCTCAGGACGCATCTGGCGGCGCAGGGTGGCGGGAACAATCTCAGGTGGAAGATGCAGGAAGTCTCTCAGGTACTGGATACCTTCATTGGTGAGGTACCAGTAAAAATGGCGCCAGGCAAATTGCTCCTTGACATACCCAAGTGACTTCAAGGACTGAAAAACAAACatgaaaaaatatttttgtttttttatataaaGACAAAGCCCCAAAATCCAACAGTCATGACATGCAAGGGAAACATTTTCTGTAACCCAACTGTGGTTGTAGTCTGAAAATCCACATCagtggtgtattcattagtcggaATCCGTTGAAAAACATTTAGCAACAGAAACTGTTTACTAAAGGAACCAAATGGGGAGGGACATAGATAAAatgtgtccaatagaaactctcgttttcaCTGAAAAGCGTTTGATTGAAGTAAACAGTTTCTGTTAATGAATACACTAGGGGTGTGCCGAGTCATCTGACAAAATGAGTATTGTAACTGATATGGGCAATTTTCTGGATACAATTATATCAGAGCATTCTTTTGTAATTATCGGTGATACAAAACTTTAATTTAATTTCTCAGGTACATGCAAGTATGTTTCTCATCTCtgtcacagagtttctaaaccataTTGTACTGTCTTTTGagggtgggccttggagggcataggcccacccaatcagaatgagttttacCCCACAAAAGAGCTATATTAGACAGAAATATTCCTTAGCACCCGCCAAccccctcagacgatcccgcaagtgaagaagccggatgtggagttcctgggttggcgtggttacacgtgttctgcggttgtgaggccggttggacgtactgcaaaattctctaaaacgactttggaggcagtttatggtagagaaattaacattaaattctctgccaacagctctgatggacattcttgcagtcagcatgtcaattgcaagctccctcaacttgagaatTCTGTAGAATTGTGTTATCAAAAGTGAATATTTAGAGTGGCCTATTTAGAGTGGACTTattattgtccctagcacaaggtgcacctgtgtaatcagcttcttgatatgccacacctgtctagTGGATATACTCTCTTGGCTACGGGGaaacgctcactaacagggatgtgtcACTTTACAGATACGATTACGAGTATGGTCATGTTGGCACCCCCCCTAGAATACCCCAGAGATATACATAATTTCATCACTGTGACCCTTTTGTCCACGCACATGAAAATTCACCTTGCTCAGGTCATCACATCAACAAGTAACAAAAATCCCAGAATTCAGATACAATCCAGTCTTTAACTCAACAGCCACAGTTTAACTGTGGACATCATGCTACTTGACAATAACTGCACCGGTCTCAAAGGACAGAACCAACATAAACTCAAACAGTAGAATCAATATCTCCTAAAGTTCAAGTGGCTCTCACCAACATTGCTTTCATCACATGAAGGTTGGGCACGTTCTTGTCGGCCAATTCAGGGTGCTTTGGCAGATGCACATCTTTCTTTGCCACCATGACGCCCTCTTTGAAGAGGAGCTCATAGATGGCAATACGGTTCTTCTTAGGCATCAGCATCTATTCACACAACCGACAATGAGACAAGCGTTAGTGTACATTCAAAATAAGAGAGAAGTCCACCTACCCACATACTGGCTGGCTAACAGCCCACTACAAGATTGTAAGGTTACTAACGTCCCAAGATTGGGAGTCCTAACTTATGTCAACTAACGTTACCCCAGCCGGTAGGAACGTTAAACTAGCTTCTTCGGGCAACTATGGACTCATTTCCCATGTGAGGTAGGTAACACACCTTTACCAGGCTTCTAGAGTCTAATGATAAAACTACATTTGGAACGACTTGCATCCGGCAGTGGTTACTACCTATCACACTAGCTTTGAAAAAAAGATGAAGTGATACGAGGACATAGCAGGGAAGTCCTTGTAGGTAGCTTGACTACCCTGTGTATTTTAACATACATCTCGAATAATATAAGGCTTTTTGGGGAAATGTGTGGATGTTTACAACAATGACATACACATCTATCTAAAATTGAGAGTAACAGCTTCATACAATGTAAGATGTCTTAGATTTATTCAGATTATTTTTGCTAGGCATTTGCCTACCTTGCCACTTGCTAGGGGACCGAAACCGGAAGGAACGACGGAAGGCGTTCAAGAGCGTTTATGCCCAGACGTTGGACCGACAGCTTTAGCGTCATCTACTGAACTGGCGGAAAAAGCGCAGTAGACTAAATGGAATTGCCGATAGACAAGGAATTATTATTCCGCATCGTCATTTTTGCAAATTAGCCTATGGGTAAAATAGCCATGCATTTTTGTTCATCAAATACATGAATTGACACATATCTGCAATAGGTATACACTGTCTAAGCTTACACCACTTATCAAAGTGCTTTTCAACCTGAACCACCACTCGTCTTTTTTTGGAAATACGtgccttttttcttcttcttttttttacgtTACAGGAAGCTTCAGATACATTTTTCCGTCTTGTGTGGGGATTCAGCCAGCGGTATTTGTACTGGGGTGTTAATTTAAAGAACATAACATTATTCTTCCATTGGACCATACAGGGCCGGCTCCAGGCATATCCGACATAAGCAGTCGCTTAGGGCCCCAGGCTGCTAGGGGGCCCACCCCCAAAAAAGTTTTTAGGGACTGTCTGGTTCTCAACTTAGAAtagagagttagaatagtagaatacacaaggtataagttcaacatttggtTGTGCTTCAGCAGTTTCTCCTGTTttgaaataaaatgttattggtcacaggaggctggtgctgccttaattggggaggacgtgcttgtggctggagtggaataggtggaatggttaccatgtgtttgatgccattcaatTTGcgctgttccagccattattatgagccgtcctcccctaagCAGCAGATGTtatcgaaatgcttgtgttcctagctccaacagtgcagttgtATCTaacactgacagtcactcaattagtcaTGTCAGTTAACATTTTTTAGATTGTTAAATTAGTCTAGCCAGTAATCTAAATTCATAGCAATCATGGCCGAATACCGACTGGGCACGCAGAGCACATatccaggggccctgacctccaggtggTCATTGATTTTTGTCGTCACTCTtactcagatatcattaacatggcaaaatgtgtaaaattgcagTAAATTtttctttaaaactgcaaaaatttCTCTCCACACCATGGACAAAATCAGTAGAACTGCAGAAAACATGCTTTGAAACAGCAAAAATATATCTCTGCCCAGTTACAAaatagtagaattgcatgaaatgtgttaaaAAATTGCCACATTTTCTCTCCtccacatggcaaaatgtgtagaattgcaggaaattaactttaaaacatacatttttctaccCACCATCAAGAGGGTGGGCCACACTTTTTTTTGATCCGCTTGGTGGGGGGGGTCCCCAACCAAATCTTGCTTAGTGTCCCCAAAAAGCTAGAGCCGGCCCTGGGACCATCCCCCATATGTTGCCTCTTGTCCTGCCGCTTTTTGTGCAGCAGAAGGCAAGCCTTCACACTGTCAATTGGCGGAGCAGGGTCTACCTTTTTTTCTAGTTGCTATAACGGGAACTATTTTTATATTTAGGCCAACAGGGGAGTCGGACACATCGCATTGTGTTCTCTGGTATGTTATGCATTTACAGTATATACGCATGCACCATTTCCAATTGGTttcagtagagacagaaagaatAGGCTAAGAACTGAATCTTAGACTGGTAGGCTACGCAACCCATCATATTCTGCTACCGGGGACAGCGAGACTTTTCAACCCTACAGTTTTATTTGTTGCATTATTCTTTAGTAGTCTACATTTTATTACAATATACACTACAAGACCAATAGTACATGGACACCTGCtctttgaacatctcattccaaaatcatgtgcattaatatggagttggtcccccctttgctgtcacaacagcctccactcttctgggaaggctttccactagatgttgtaacattgctgctgGAACTTGCTTTGATTCAGCCACAAGTGCATTAGTGGGGTCGGGCactaatgttgggcgattaggcttggctcacagtcggcgttccaattcatcccaaagctatttgatgggggttgaggtcagggctctgtgcaggccaatcaagttcttccacccagatctcaacaaaccatttctgtatggacctcactttgtgcacggggcattgtcatgctgaaacaggatagGGCCTTCCCCAGTccgttgccacaaagttagaggCACAGCAtattctagaatgtcattgtatgctggagcattaagatttctcttcactgaaCCTAAGGGGCATAGCCGgatccatgaaaaacagccccagaccattattcctcctccaccaaactttacagttggcactattcattgtggcaggtagcgttctcctggtatccgccaaacccagattcatcactccagagaacgcatttccactgctccagtgtccAATAGCAGTGagcttttaatttaaaaaaatatatttaacctttatttaagtaggctttacatcactccagccgatgcttggcattgcacatggtgatcttaggcttgtgtgcggctgcttggccatggaatcacatttcatgaagctcctggcgaacagttattgtgctgacaatttttacgtgcttcagcactcggtggtcccattatgtgggcttgtgtggcctaccacttcgcggctgagcaattgttgctcctagacatttccacgtAACAataagcacttacagttgaccaaatttgacaaactgacttgttgaaaacgtggcatcctataacggtgaagtggtaggtcacacatgCTCACAGAACTGGAATGGCAAGAGCTGGAGCGCGTAGCACATAGCGCGCAAAAAAatcgcaacactcactaccgagctCCAAACGGCCtttggaagcaacgtcaacacaataactgttcgccgggagcttcatgaaatgggtttccatggccgtgctgccacacacaagcctaagatcatcgtgcgcaatgccaagtgtaggctggagtggtgtaaaggccctttcctgtttcagcatgacaatgccccatgcacaaagcgaggttcatgcagaaatggtttgccgagattggtgtggaagaacttgactggcctgcacagagtcctgacctcaaccccattgaacacctttgggaggaattggaaagccgactgcaaaccaggcctaatcgcccaatatcagtgccgacctcactaacgctcttgtggctgaatggaagaatgTCCCTGAAGCAATTTTCCAGCATCTTGTGGAAGCctacccagaagagtggaggctgttatagcagcaaagggggggaacaactccatattcctgcccatgattttgaaatgagatgttcaacgaggaGGTGTTCACATAGAGTACTTTTGGTCATTTAGTGTAGGTTGGCCTTGGTGATACTAGGCACAAGGCAGACCCAATCATGCCAAAGTTTACCTTAAAGAACAAGGAGTACTGTTTGTCTTTAACACTTTGTAAGAGTTGGCTCTGTTTAAATGTCCACGTATTGTTTggtcagcaacaacaacaaaaacaacccaGTAAACTGGCAATAGGTATGTGACAGCAAGAGGATTTTGCAGGACTGATGTGTCATTCCTCTCGCCTCTGACGTTCTCATTTTCTCAACCATGTTTGCCTTCAGAGCATAAATGAGCTGCATGAAAGCCATATGCTGTTTAAAAGAAATGCATGTATTTATGATTTTATCCGTCTGTTATGCTGAGTTCCACAATGTGTCCACACAAGGAATGCTAATGTTGAATGCTTATATAGGACAGGAGGCAACTCGAAGAACGGAGGGTCATATAGAGTGCAGTCTGTCTCGCTCTTTGTGTATGTGTTTGATTAAGTGCATGCATGTCCCTGCATGCTTCATGTCCCTGCATGCTtctacgtgtttgtgtgtgtgtgtgtgtgtgtgtgtgtgtgtgtgtctctctctgtgtgtgcgagtgcctgcgtgtgtgtgtgccctgtgtTAGTGTGTAATTTCCTTAAAGGGATGAACGGGGACCAGGGCACACATCTGATTTATACACCCCAATTCAGCCGACCCCACTGAAGGAGGAATGACAGATAGGCACCATTACTAATGTAATGAATTAGCCCAGATCATTTGGATTTCTCTCCTCCGAATGATTGCGCATCTGCCAAGGTAGGGCCAATCCCTATGGAGACATACGTGAATTGTTTGCCTCAGTCATTGTCATTCGTACCTATGAGCCCGCTTGTCCATTGTGCCCTCCACAATCTTAACCCTACGCTAATAGACACTGCATTTTACATGGCAAAAATCACTGGTTTTATCCGTTTCCAGATTGTGTAGCCTGAATATGCTTTATTTGGAATAGTGAGGCTCAGCATTGCTGTATACAGATTTTCCAGCTTTGTAGTAGGCCTAGATGGAAATAGATTACCTGGATCCATATTAAAACATATTTGGGTGGCAAAAACGGAATATGCTACTTTTCAGTATTGTGTGTGTGAATTTCACATGCATGTTATTCATCTGCAAGATGCCTTTTTACATGGCTTCCTATTACTCTATAATTAACCCACATCCATCTTCATAATATAAACAACAATATTTTCTATGATATCCATGGACGTTTTTGGCATCAAAATGGCTTTGATGAAATTGACTAGTAGCTCTCATGTCTTACTTGCTTCAACCTTTTGCAACATACAGCGTTATACTACCATGTCCCAATTTCCCGCACCCTATCCTCTTGGAGTACTGAAGCTCAAGGGGGATTTCCCCCCTCAACCAACTACACCTCTAAATTAAAAGGTTGCTCCTAACACGTTCTGTGTGCTTGATCTGAACCGTAGAAATCGAATGACTAGACCAGACAAAGCCCCTCAGACCCTGGCAATTTATTCTTTGTTATTCTAGTCTAGTTCTATGGTCTGCCTGGTGGTGGAGGCTGAGTGCAAAGTTTAGGATTGAGCTGTTTGGTAATTGGAGATAGGATACTC
Proteins encoded in this region:
- the LOC135542293 gene encoding small ribosomal subunit protein eS10-like translates to MLMPKKNRIAIYELLFKEGVMVAKKDVHLPKHPELADKNVPNLHVMKAMLSLKSLGYVKEQFAWRHFYWYLTNEGIQYLRDFLHLPPEIVPATLRRQMRPETARPRPKGMEGERGERPARFNRDGGDRDNYRRSAAPPGGDKKAEAGAGSATEFQFRGGFGRGRGQQPPQE